The Pyrus communis chromosome 12, drPyrComm1.1, whole genome shotgun sequence genomic sequence ctgttactacgtattgcgtctagcaaatcattcatcttctgaccaatcgactgctcgacctgacgatattgttcatctagtcgtctccgaaggaatgtcctagtcggtggatcggaaccttccccaccatcgtcatcacaatcttccacaatcccttccatgaacattccagctgtttgattcgggactgctgggttgtaaggttgcccgccgagacagacttcattctctcggtgtgttacacttgtggcctcgggcggcgccactatgatcggattttttgtagagtgcaaatcctgcccaaggccttgcactggcaagtcagtcgttgactttcccatggttgttttttgcttcgtagaccgtgtctcaatggtcatgaactccgaaggtttagcacaatggtcccaccgggcgtgccaaaatgttgaccctaaaaattacaaaacctatgtggcgcgcaggccgagtaactaataagctaacttcgtccttcggtcgaatgcggggcgtgccaactcgtcggccgagcttggccgaggagtaaaatttgttgatgtcgttttgagcgcgtcgctgacttctctatcttgcgattgcgaccgaggaaggaacgctctcggtctctgggttctacagcctgaagacaaggctgctaattctgcggagttcacagaTCGTCCGAGCctgattcggtcactgtgattatattcgtgagagtataagcacgtcgaattgaGACCAAACTGTATGGGCATAGGTACTCgaatgtgatgtatgtcttgatggtaaacgtagttcggccgtcggaatgccgaaccctgaaactcacttgtgagtatccaatcataaaaccactcggcgaccagtacgccgagcaatgtaattcgtaacacctaactatgccgagaaggctagcaaagtgacctctgccaacaaaggttcgaaaacctttctcgaccgagacttggatagataatcggtcgacctcgacgcagtgctgtttatccaaactgaaggtgcttcttggtcggctgattctgcggcagcactgctgtttatccaaactgaaggtgctcaccgggtgcttccacagtgctgtttatccaaactgaaggtgtgtcggcaggaaaaagaaaaagaaaaaatctcaaggtgtttgagaggttttgcgcagggcaattgtatgctgatttgaaggccctttctgtttgcatgatttcttgtatttatagtgccccattacTTGAAACCGACTCcaatttggattgggagtccttgtcccatttcgcctcttcctcgaacaaacctactcctactgggattctgaattttccttcttttcgggacttcattccttgctggtcgagaatcctagttgcaccaggacttcctcgacctttctatttatctggactacttatgataggatttggccgaccctgccagctggccagggccttattattcggcccatattatttgtcatcaccttgggccgagcgcatcctgctgctcggcccagcaataatattttgggcccaaacaacatggtattgaaaaaaattgtaaaaacacAGCCTTAAAAATAGGCCGACTCATCATAAAATAAGAAGGTTGTGTAATTGAATCAAAAGTCAATGAACCTAAATTGATAAGCAAAATTTCAAGGATTAAACCTAATAATTGACTATATATTACATGTACGGCAAaagatccaattttttttttttttactaaccattactaattaattttaaaaaataaataaaaatacatgacCAAATTGTTGTAGAGAAAATTGTGAGGGAGAGAGATGGAAGAAGGAAGCTCATAACTTGTTTTTTACTGCAGGATAAGATAGCTGGGAGCTCACAACTCGTGTTTTCCTCTGTGTAGtgaatttaaattaatattGATCCTTCTAGGGTTTAAAAATTTcgtaaaaaaatagaataagtaCATGAGCCTAATATGATGGACCATGTTTAATCCCCTACACAATTACACATACATACAAGTATTTAGAAGAATGAATTGTTTGGCAAAATTGAGTGAGAACTTTATTACTTGACTTAGAATTGGGGACCAACAAGATAGCCTCTCATCCCAGCCAATGCTCACAGTCACATTTATATGCCCATACTAGATGAATATGACACAAAGCTTCTCAACATTTATTTCCAAAATTAGTTTCTTTTCGTAATCTTCTAAGTTTTCATTTGAGTTCACATGGGCTTCCATATCCCAAAATAACTTATCAAGAACTTCACTCTATCTCACCAGAAAAACCAAAAGAATTTAACTCAATTCTGAGAGGTGCATTCGCAGCAAGTTGCACGTAAAGAAAAACTTTGTTAATATTCGTATGTGTTGAAAATTTCCCAATTTATATTGTTTGACCAGGacaattaacaaaattttacGCCAATTTATCAGCCTTCGCGCCCGACTTACGGAAGAGTGCCGACCGTGAAGATATtatacaaacaaaacaaaacccctCCAAATTATTGCTCCTGAAAATATGAGACGATAACTACTAAACGCAGTGGCACACGCACACAAAACGTATCATGCTCGCTCAGTTTTTACATCTATAATTTCTTAGTTCCTTATTGGCTGCTGGTGATGCCAAAAGCCAAAAGTGTCCAGTTGTCAAATGGTTAAATAGCGAGTGCACAAAAAAACCATTTGACTTTGTACAAAAGTCAACCCAGTGAGAAAGCACTTTGGGGTTCAGACAATCTCAGTCTCCTCCTCAATATATAAGAACAAGCCTGGCGGATTTCTTCTCATCATCTTTCTTTACAATCCAAAGTCAGCTGCCTAGCTAATACaagcatctctctctctctctctctctctctctctgagatATTGTATTCATGGAGAACTGGGATTTGCAAGCTGTGGTAAGAGGGTGCAATAGCAATATTGATGAAGTCATAGAGGACTCCCAAATACCATATTTCTGTGCTCCTTTAAGCTTTCAAGAAGACAACGAACTGTTTGCTGCTAAATTTCCACAGGCCTTTGAAGCAACAACAACTTTAGATGAATTGGAGGAGCTTTACAAGCCTTTTTACCCAGTTTTTCAACTTACAACCCCACCAACTATTCTTACCTCTTCCATATCTGTCCCCCAAGAAATCATCACACAAGCACCCAAGCTGATAAAAAACATGGAGGAATCAACACCTGTTCGTAAAAGAATAaggttggttttattttttatttttattttatttttatctaattTCCCCTTCGCATAATTAGTATGTATCTAACTCTATCATGGTATGGTATGATATGGAATGAACTTATAACCATGAAATCGATCGaattgataattagattataGATTGTAAGTTCAAAACCCTAGCCCATTCCTATTTACGAATTAATCCTCTGATTCGAGTTATTATAAGGGATCTTgaattaattaagaaataattGTTGTGCTGCCAACTggttaaagaaattaaatatatcGGTATCTTACTTGTTagaaataaatgagattaattttttttaaattttttaattttgattaattgattCAAGATTAATAAGTTTTCCAAaagtttaatgttttaagtttagtttttttattattttcaaatgtTAATTTCAGCAGGAAGAATCAGAACAAAAGGGTTGTGAAAGAGGTTAAAGCAGAAGATCTCTTTTCGGATGTGTGGGCGTGGCGTAAGTATGGGCAAAAACCCATCAAAGGATCGCCATATCCGAGGAGCTATTACAGATGCAGCAGCTCAAAAGGATGTTCAGCGACAAAACAAGTAGAAAGGAGCTGTTCGAATCCTGAAACGTTTATCATAACCTACACTGCAGAACACAACCATGTTCATCCAACTCGTCGAAACTCTCTTGCGGGCAGCACCAGAAGCAAGTTCCTTTCATCTAAAAACAAGGACAAGTGTGGTAGTTCTTCGAATTCTCCAGCTACGCCTACTATTGCCGCATCCATTGAAGATGATCGTGAGTTTGTGGAAGGCGTGAGTATTAATGCTGTAAAAGTGGAAGCAAAATTGTCGGAACAGGACGAAATTAGtaaggaaatttttttgttggatAGTACGGTGAATGATGAAAATTTCCCAAGCTTTGAGGATTTGGATAGAAAGTTGGAACCAGTCATGGATGGTTGGTTTTCGGATGAATTTTCAGACAATTTTCCAAGTCCTTGGTTCAATATTAAGGGTCACTCTCATACTGTAACCGGTGCTTGCTGATTCACCAGAAGTCATTCATAAGAGAGTAACATTTGGTTGTATATCAGCAATTTGTATCATCACTATCTCTTCCCAGCCTttccaaattttcttttatttaggtCTAGCTTTTTACAGACAGCAATATCATACAGCAGATGCGAGTAGCAAGTCAACAAAGTTGATGAGTTCAAACTAAGTTAgccgggttttttttttcttcctaaaaaatgtatttataaacataaaattgtAACTAATCTCAATAAAAAAGTGTATTAGGTATACGGTTCATTTTCAATTAATTGGTGTTCTTAATGCACCATCAACGtggatttgatttcttttggaGGAATTTGTGATATTCTGCTTATGGGACACTAATTAACCAcaggttattatattttaataagaCAGGATAATCATCATTAATTAGTAGGCATATAATTTAATAGGATTTCTCTAGCACACAAAAGGAACTTCTGGTATTTGATTTAGATATCAATTAAGTGACAGCTCCTGCAAGTGTACAAAGGTACAAAGATTTCTTCACTCGAGTGTAAAAAAAGCTACAGTTCAGGGATTAGGGTTAGAAATAGGATAAGTACCTGGATTCGATGCCCGTGAAGTATTAACTACATTTAAATACGAGGCACGTAAAAGATTACTTTGTAGACACAAATTAAACCACATCTCACGAATTAGCTTAAGCAATTTATGATATTTTATTAGAATGTCAATAAcatgctattttttttaaatagagcGGTAAATTAACAAACAATGTCTATTAATTATGCATACTTAATTATCATATcttttgtttgtcaaaaaaGTTATCATATCTTTCAACAAGTGGCCTTCTACCACAGTGGTGAAGAGAAGTGTAAGTTCAAATTCTGTCCGCTTTCTAGTCTAACatataatctaacaaatctataatttgaaaaaaaaaaaaaaaaggtcaagtTATCATATCTTTCATTTCTAGATAGAGTAACAATAATTGATTCaattctaaattaaaaaataaaaaataaaaataaaaaacaataccaTGTTAGGCTAAACCCTAGCACCGCGTGGTTATTCAGTCCTCCAAACCAAAACCAGTAGCTTTCGTAACTAGCACACTagatacatttatatatgcttgTTAGAGAGGGTATATAACAAAAGCCAAAGGAAGGAGATTTTGTGAAATCGATGTCATATATCTTCATGGTGGTGGCCACGGTCGACCCCAAACCCTAGCTAGCTTGTCCTCCCCCTCCATTTAACGTAACCAAACAGATTCTTTAATTGTGGAATTCGTGGGGGTCTTTGTATTACAACTCAGAAGCTATCCTAGCTAACCCGGCCTAGCGGGATGCAAGATGCAAGTTGCGAGTATAGTGATTGACTTTTTATTCTTTGACTTTTCAATTAAATGAAATCCCCTGTACTCACCGTGTGGTGCGCGCTTTATTCTTCCCTATATTTAAGACCTGGATTTGGAGCGACCTACCCAACATTCTGTTAGCCTTGCCACAATCTTAGAAGCACCTCCAAGAGATGatgtaaaacaacaaaaaatttattttaaacagtcaaattttaaaaaacacaTCTCCAGACTCTATAAAAAGTTTCTATTTATTCtctagcaaaagaaaaaaaaaaaaaaaattctgttcTAGCAAAATGAACAATCACTCTTTAAACTAATCCGACAAGGAACCCACCATTGGCTTATCTCCATAACGAAATTGGATACCCAACCAAGACCGCCCGCATCCGTATCGATTTTGGTGAGATCTGCAAATGCCAATAGCTAAGTAAGGCGGAGCCACCATAGATCGGGCGACATAGCTACATATTTGACCGAGGAGAGCAAATCCACCATGGAAACTAAGCCATAGGAGGTGGATTCAAGTGATCTGACCCACCAACAATTACATACCACtactacaaaaaacactttgcatgACGAAATAAGATTTGTTCATAGCTCAAAACCTTGCGCGACGAAAtttttgtcgcgcaaagctCGTGAAGGTAGGGTTTGAGCGATGAAAATTAATCTTTGTTGTGCGAAGGTACATTGAGCGATGAAAcatttcgtcgtgcaaagtttttgatttttgattttttgatttaattaaattaatttaatgttttgCTCGACGAAATATTTGTTAGCGCAAGATTTTGCGCGATGAaagtttttggttttaattttttatttaattaaattgactttttgttttattatttctattatttaatttaattatagttATTGTTTGTGTGACGAAATATTTGGTAGCGCaagattttttgaatttttaaattttaaatttaatttaattgtatgactttatttttttaattactttaattaaaattgacatattcaaaataaaattacatatgaaaaatagtaaTCAAATTATCCATAATatacattttattcaaaatgtacatataaattaacaaattacaataataaaatcctaatacaagtctATTGTGTTGGTGGTGGCGGGGAATATGGTCCGATATCATcattgacacatcccgacccggattGTCCACTAGCACTCCGAATTGAGATGTGTTGGtcgacacctagaaggtgacgaaaccataaagtgtggtgatgtggaatatgtgaataaatttaaacctaaaagtgcctaaacacaagagtgcgctgtgagcgggaatgaccccatttcacacgtgacatcatagcataagtaaagtacaatagaGTGGATTGAAAATCATAACGTCAAAGGTAATCTTCAATACCAAGACttgccacgaatcctcgtctAAACGAAAACTCggctactagaacctggagggataAAAACAAGAGTGAGTGGGCTTGGATATAAAGCTTTAATAAAGACCTTTTAAATGatataacccctcgctgtaataCCTGTATAGGTTAAAGGAAATCATACTATATATAAGTacgaaatcaaatgtaaatcaatagtaaatccaagaatattccaaatcactacatatcggcaacaacaatataaatcaagtgctcatcaatctatggtAACCCACGAGTCGGAGTTGCGTAACGCAACCTGTATGACTCATAAATCAATCCATGATAATACTTGAGtcgaagttgcctaatgcaacttgTACGACTCATAGACAACATGTATGACAATGTCAGAGTTGCCTatcattgcaacctgtacgacaatgtCGGAGTTGCACAAAACACTAATATAGTCATGccttaactcaatcatttcaaataacattataaactcacctgaacttacctgtaAGTTCCGCGTTCACCTTAACACTTCAAGGCATTCACAACAATTATATG encodes the following:
- the LOC137709790 gene encoding probable WRKY transcription factor 29; translation: MENWDLQAVVRGCNSNIDEVIEDSQIPYFCAPLSFQEDNELFAAKFPQAFEATTTLDELEELYKPFYPVFQLTTPPTILTSSISVPQEIITQAPKLIKNMEESTPVRKRISRKNQNKRVVKEVKAEDLFSDVWAWRKYGQKPIKGSPYPRSYYRCSSSKGCSATKQVERSCSNPETFIITYTAEHNHVHPTRRNSLAGSTRSKFLSSKNKDKCGSSSNSPATPTIAASIEDDREFVEGVSINAVKVEAKLSEQDEISKEIFLLDSTVNDENFPSFEDLDRKLEPVMDGWFSDEFSDNFPSPWFNIKGHSHTVTGAC